The stretch of DNA TGGTATATTCCCTGTTAAATATTaactaaaaatatgaatttactgAAAACCCTAATCGTTTCaacattgtgacatcataaaagCACTTTGGTATGACGAGATGAATTCCACACAGATCTACTTCTTTCATATTTAACACTCAATTAGTGATTTGGAAGAGGCACCGGTTTACCACTTATAGAATTAATCGTACATTTCATACTATAAACAGAAATTATGcatttaaaattacatatataagatcaaaaataaaaagtacTAGATACTTGAAACACAAGAGCACAGTGGTTAAAAGTTGAAGCATCTTCaaaaatgatgataaaataaaaccCATGCCTACAGCAAACGGTAGaagaaaattccaaattgctaCCGGTACTTTATTATTATCAACATTACtttgaataaagaataatgaatttgttaacaatatttataaataaaataatttgttataAGCAGAGTAACCATATCGGATTTAAATCGGATAAAAACATTTCTGGTATATACACGAAATACAATATGACCGCAGGGAAGTCTATGTccgaataaaataatattctagAATTCTACCTTGTAATTTTGCAAATTCATATGACAGTGAAATgacatatttcataaaaaaacaatattttttgaatatctgATTTTTCAGTAACGATATCTCGAAATGGCACTAATTTCAGcctttgtttgaaattaattgaatatttcGAACATAGTGCCCACAAATTGGGTCAATACCAACCAAACTGATTCATTTTCAGCCTGAAATGACTTTTGAGTTGTATAAATCGCTATCACCCTATATGGCTTTAAATGGAACATCGAAGCAggaataagaaaaaatattttaaatttatttaaatacagaacaaaaagaaaacaattCGGCTTCATTATCCATATAAAAGAAAAGATGCTGAAGCAAAAGTTAACCCACTATATCAAGTAAGCTTCTACAAAGAATAATATACCGTAGCTAAAAGTAATCAACAAATACAATAATACTAGGAATTCAAATGCAATGTCATCAAGTCAGTGACAGTAGTCAAATGTAATGTGCGAAACAGTCCCCTCACAACAATAGGAGATGTGTTTGAACATTTCAATGCTAAAagtggataaatatgtatataccTTGTTATCATATGGTCATATGAGCATATATGTAAGCACTGTGCTTTCCCATTGATTGTGCTGCTTATTTTAGAGTCTCAGTgtcaacaataacaaaacaacCCGATGTCTTCCAGGAAAATGTAAGTGTGTGACTGTGTGAGCATGTTGATGTTTAAATTTGTGTTTTCCAACTCACGGCTgagcaatttttgaaaataaaacatgttaaaattatttcattccaTACATTTATACTCAAATTGGTAATTcagtgttttaaaataaaaaactttcttGAATTTGCATTGTTTTTTGTCAagatattaatttatatattataaaccCATATTAATTAAGCATATAAAAACATAATCAATTGCATTTTTATAACAAGAATAAAATAAGAGAACACACAGCGATGAAACAGTACCATGTCATTGTCATTTGCAGTCATGCAGCCTAATGCAGGAATGTTCATGTATCATAAACCGATAGCATACAAAACAAAGATAGGTAACATTGCTTCAAAAACGAAGAGCTTCATAACTCAATAGAAAATACTATAACATGATATCGTGCTCTCGATCAAGTTTGATTACTGAAATTGAAACTAACAGGGTGGGTTCACTTCACACAATAACAGCTAAAGCTTGTTATAGATACAGTTGTATTGTAATGTAACATTCCCAAACTTTGGAATCCACCTTTTAAAAAAGCAAAATGACTTTCTTGAACCATATTGATACAGCTCTTATTACTtggtcaaaactaaatataaccaGATAGATTTGTTACGATGAGTTGTGAGAAGGACTTCCATGGCCAGGTTGTGTCACTCGAACATCAGTTAAGATTTCACCATCAGAAGTATTACCAAGGTTTTCACAATTTGTCTAAATACAATAACAAATTGAATTGAAACTATTGTACACTGCAGCCAATATGCTTTTTAAATCATTGACCATTCGTATAAGAAATGATTACTAGGTGTAATAAACTTGATAATTAGATATAGATTTAATTAATGAGCTTCCTTTATGCTTTAATTCCCAAGTGTCAATAACATGGGCTAGCAAAGCTTGGTCAACAAAGACTAGTGAAAGCTCTTCTCATTACAGTAATCtctcattatatttttttgacaTAGTGGTGATGGATTTGTGAGATTTTGTACATGTGAGGCACACTGCGATAGGTATCTGCACTACAAAGATGCGAAGTCGCAGTAATTCTGGCGAGGGGGTTAAAAACGTTGCATACAAATatcgaaataaatattttcgcTCATCTCATGCAAAATTTTATGATGGAGATTTAAATAATATCTACATATTGTGACTAATATTAATTCCATACCATCCTGCCTAGTGCTTATTAATCATGTTAGTGCCTCAggttattaaaaatttaaatcaaatccCAAGTccaatttgaacaaaattaaattggGAAGGTCAAATTCCCAGCCTGAAAGATTCTAGCCAACCCATCAACAAAGTAACTCATTACATGTCAACAACTGCCTGACAAGAGCTGCGTTTGAAGCAAGGGTGTTGAAAactctataaatatatatattacctcTGGCTTCTTTGTAGAATCCTTCAGTGCAGATGCTAACTCTTTTCTTGCATGTCGCACAACAAATGTCATCAGTGCAAATCCAATAGACAACTAAAAATTATGATATTGTGTATCGAGTATCACTGTTGTCGATCGAAAAAACAGTGGTAACGAATTATCAAAAAATCATACcccaaattaataaataaaacccTCAAGTTGAAATTAACTTGATGAAATACAATTTGGGACATCCCTGACCATACCACTATGAAACAACAAATATAATATGCCAATACAAAGGTTAAGAAGAGTCGTTACATTTGAATTGACTGATTCCTTTCAGATTTTTAAGCCTATATAAATTTGCTGCACTCCTAGAGCCTCAATTCATGCATTTCCAATctgtaataaaatgtgtatataaacaatatttggaAAACCCCAGTCTGTAATTTGTAGTATATTAAATTGAATGCCAAAAACTTGAAAGCCTATTTTGTGACGATCTATTCTAAGAATGTAACGAatatttagaataaaaataaataactacCAATTTAAATAATTTGGGAAGTTCATTAAAAATAGTCTTGTTTAAACAACTACCCTTTGCTCTGCTATAATACAATTACCTGTATTAAGAACACAACATATCCTCCAATAGAACCACCTCGACTTAGAACATCTTCAGCAGATCGGAATGTAGATCcaatataacaattcaaaaCTTGAGTTGGAAACAAACCAATATTTGAGGCCGCAACATAATGTCGAGTTTTGATATTTGACATctgaattgaaataatattttaatatgaatACTATTAACAAGGGAAGGTAACAGGCAATGATGACACATTTGAGGAAATATGTAAAATCGTGAAGGAAGTTGCAATCAGGCGGAAAATATGTATgattttcatgttttgtgaagtattaGTCACTccaaatatttataaagacCGAAAAAGGTTTGGTGTAAATAAGCATTATATTATAGTCAAGTAGAAAAAACATTTGTATTACTgttgaaataataatacaaCTTATACAAGTGATAAAATATGGAACAATTTGTTGATGTTTGATATAATCTTGATCGATAATAATTTGTTTTATGTTTACCACCAGCATAGAAACATGATATGACTAGTAAATGTCCACACCACCATGACTACTAAtaaacaaaagaatataattatgCTTCTGTAAAAACGCTGGTTAATTAAAGTACAAAATCTGATCAAAATAAGATATATCCTCAAAATGCTCAGTTTCAATAGTAGTAATATAATGAGATTTCAACAAATTTAATACCGTTTTATGTACCAATTTACATTATTTATCTCTTGTAGATAAACATTCAATCCAGAATCAGTTATAAACTATTTTAGCAACTGGAACACCTTTTAAATATCTCAATTAGGATACCAGTAGGTAAGAGTTACACTCTTAGCCTAATAATGTACACTAAAGATTTTATCTATTTCTTGATGGCTATTATCTAATTAACGATAAAGCTAACAATACATTTAACCATACCAGAGAAACATTTTTCACAAGAATAATAAAGAAACTTACTGAAAAAATTCCATTCTGCAGACCAAATGGAATTGGTGTCAATCGAGTCAATGCAATAACCTTTAAACCAGCCGGGCCATCAAGAACTTTTAGTATCCCCTCCAGATGGTCAGCATTAGATTGTcgttttattaatttcattataCAGTTGGCACAAAATCTTTGGGAAATACGATGGGTTAAAGACAATCCGATAGTCACTGATGCCATTACGACAAACACACCAGCTATAATTCCAAACCTGTAGCCAGCAGCCAAGTTCAGAATAACGTAACCCCAAACAAGTGGTAGAGAggctataataaataataaaacaaagatAACGCATGCCAGCTCCTGATCCATTTCTTCAAACGATGTCAGTAGCTTTGAGAGGTAGTCATCATAATAGGTCCAGAAGAGGTAAAACACAAGCAGAAATGGACACATACAGAGAACAGTGTTGAAAAACCATTGAGATCTGACCAAGTTACAAATGCAGTTGCCAGAACTATCAACATTGGAAGATACACCGGTGCATATACAACAGTTACATCCACAAGATGTGCAAAATTTATTTGAGTTTGCTACATTGGAAACACATTTACTTGGCAAAATGAACTGGGCACATGGAAAAAATGGATAACATAAAGAACCTAGGATGCATGACAGTATTGACCACTTTTCTTGGTATCCTTCATTCTGTTGTTTGtacaaattttcatttgaattcaaattctCATTTTCAGTATTGAAAACAGTATGATTGACCTCATTTCCTTCTTTCCATTGAGGTTCCAATGAATATTCTTTTTGTCGTATTCGCGGTTTCAATACACTAAGAACGGCTGTTCCAGCACCTTTAAGTTGGTAAAGATACGATTCAGTTGCAGAAAATATTCGCTTCACACGATCAGTGGCAGCATGGTAATATCCCGCCATCTGCTTTTTAGAAGTATCACAAAGATAAGGCACGAAGATTgtaaaatatcataattatattcgataaatgtttttttatactGTATGAgtgatgaataaaaatacaaacaaagGTATTGAGAATATGGCATTGAAAAGTCTCACATACGAAAATATAATAGTTTAGTACTGTAGTAGATCCCAGTATAATGACATTTTATAATTAGATAAATTGGCATGATGTATAGCGGTAGCGGCGAATGATCAAGTATTAAGCGTTATCCAAGATTAATCGACTACAAAACTATTTGCAAAAAGTTTAAATACTGGtaacacatacagacataccgATAACAGCATGAAGGTAACACTCACTCAGCATGGCAacaaagttttcaaatttagataAATACTTATAGAATCCCTGCAATATGACCAGAAAAAGAAGTGAAGTCAAAATAATAATCCAGGTTACTCCTTTCAGAATAATTACGGTAAATGGGCAAATTTTATTATCTGTTTACTAAtgcagtaatgctgtaatgttaTTTATTATCTGACAACAAACTAATAGTTTACCGGTAGATATTATAGGATTACATAAATTACACCGTACAGCGTATGCAGTTATGACTGTATCTGTATGATTACATTTAAGTTATTCCTCCGTCAAAATATAAGTCTGTAAGTCAGCTACAGTACTGCCTGACTGCTGTAGCCTgctaaaaactttttttcaattacGTTACCAGTAGCAGTAACCAGGAACCGTATACAAGATACAGAGCTAAATTACCTACCGTACTTCTGCAACTGCCGATACCGTACCTGTGTTTTCTAGTGGACAGACCGCTCTGCAGACTCTGTCAGTTGACAGCTCAAGTTTAGGTCCATTCTGTCACACTTTATAGTACACGCGTATACTATTAGATCACTCAGGGTGGAGATCAAAAAGGTAGTTTAACCTCGAATCGGAGTTTAACTTTGGATCGGTGGTTTAAATCCGGATCAAAAAGGTGGTTTAACTTTCTGTGACGTAAATCTCGACTTAAAATCGGCGATTTTTTAAACCTGGTCTGGAGGTGGTTTAACTGGGTTTTCTACGCGTGCACTGACTGGGTATTTGTTAGATGGGCTAATGTAGCGCTGGTCAGAGAGGTCTGGGAGCGATATATAGGtgcagtaccgtaccggtactggcGACGTTGATTAGGTGCGGTCGTTGCGGGATGGGTGGTTCATGCACTGCAGGCAGCGGTAACTTCTGCGTACCGTACGGATATCAACAGCATATATTCTGGTTTCAAATAggttatcaatatatatatatttatatgggacattccaagcaaaagttgaattccctcaattttttaaaaagttgtaAAGTATTGTATTGTAAAGTGGGTAattgtttgatatattttttatcaaaagacATTTGAATGTTAGTGGAATGCATTCATTTcacagaaaaatttaaaatttcatccAGGTTTTTGATGATTTACACAAAGTGATctgaaatatagaaattttGGGTCTCCGGAAGTACTCGccctcaagtacttctagtgggtgtagcataacgattttatTAGTATAATATTTGTAACGACGATTTGagtacgtcatccaaaaattacatcactgaaacgtcacaatcacgtcgtAGAGCTTGCTGAGGTATAACTATAatcgtccgaaatggcatctgtgccGACTATAATGAACTCACTAAAGTCAGCGTTTACTCTCTTATCAGTATCGTTTCTacgagaaatagcttgctcgatttcggatgATTGTCTGCACGACCAGCCATACCTATACTTTGGTGAGCCGTATTACGCCACTGCGACTTCACAgtaatgtaatttttggatgaaatagtccggtgggggttaggaatgacatatgcaaaaattgttgagccaggccaactagaaatAGGTACTTGCGGTGACCCgaaatttaatatattcaacATGTTTTGTGATGAATCCTGAACTGAAGTGTTTTGATTGcctggtacagttatttcatttcaatgGGATGCACTCACCACTGAATTTAAGTTTATAAAGCTCGGATGTCTGCAATGCTGTAGGtcacagtggtcggcaaccaccgggccgcggcccatcgccggtctgcagaaaggtgacacaaaaaacgtACGATGccctaatacagtaatagcaTTGTTTCCTTTATGTGAGGTcaggttttcaaaattgacaactacaaaaacgaaatatcgaagtagGCCTAGCGTAAGAAACACATTACATGAATAGTATCACCTTTGTTATTGAATGTATTGTAAAACTACATTTTCtaatgtatataatttgtataGAGGTGGTCCGCTAAAATTTTGGTCAAGCTTTACCAGTCCGTCACTGAAAAacggttgccgaccactgctgtAGGACATGTCATCTCCTAtctaacgatttattaccaaaaTTCTAAGAGATGATAGAGAGTGCTGTCACTCAGTCACGTCCTATAAAGTCACATTCACATACATTGTGCcccattattggcatggatatacagtgttacattaagttaCTGCTAAGCGGTATGAATACGCTGCCACTGCATCTCTGATttctctgcgtgggttcgcaggttcaatcccatgcagggatgattatgtgagagaggattgctggactcctcgtcgccgttgggtggttcacgtaaccgctggtcggttacagcttcctccaccatcaagtccatccTTCCGAAAacaatcccatacccgacttggaccATCGCAGCAATTTACATTATAACACAGTGAAACGTTAATATATGGTGGATTTGCTGTCCTGTAgagtcacgctatattttaatatatattttatatcctCTAAGTAAGTCTTTTTTGTAAGTTTTGTGCAATTTTGTTTCAACCCCATAAAAAAACAACTGATTGGAGATTAACACAAGACATGCAGCtggaaaagtaaaaatatattgcatctaacaacATGCATGCAaaatcacttggaatagcccatataGTTATATCTTATACTCATATATTAAATACATTACAGTGTTATATAATGGCAAGATCAGCAAATTTTGTATTAGCGGAAAAAAATGTTCTCGTACAGCTCATAAGTGAACATCCTGAGGTGGAGTGCAAAAAAACGGACAAGGTGTCAGTTGAACAAAAGAATTTGGCTTGGAAGCAAATCGAAGCCAAATTCAATGCAACTGGCACCTTGTGTCGCAGAACTGAGAAAAACTTGAAAGTtgcgtggaaaaatataaaaaataaggccAAGCAGGACAATGCTCAGAGGAAACGTCATTTAAGGGGGACTGGAGGTGGTCCTGATCTGCCTTGCGATGAGTTAAGTGAGAAAGTGGAGGGTATGTTATCTGCATTTTTCACATATTTGTAGATCTGTTTCAAATATGATGTGTTGATTGATACAACATATATATCTTGTGACTATGAATGCATATCATCAAATGTACCTACTAATTTTCCTCAATTGTGTTTAACTATTTTCTCTATTCAGACTTGATTTGCTTTAATTATCAAATTGTTTTTCAGCTCTAATTCCAAGGCAGATCAATTGTCTCACGAACAACTTTGACGATGACTATCAAAGTCAAAGCTCATACTCACCACCTGAAGAAGAGACATGTATGTTATTAACAGTTTATATTTACTGCCAGTAATTGGTGGCATTAAAGTAATATGGCACCACAATATATAACCGATTTTAGTTTCTTATGCCCCCTGAAATACTAGTTCTGCTTCTCTCTGTATTCATGAAATGCATTTTGTGTACGTATGGTTGCAAAATTTACTGCTGCTTGGATATTCGTAGTTTCCACATAAATTTAATAATGTCTGTTTATAATTTCATTAACCAGCCTTTTTCGATATCAATGAGCAGATATTTACCGGTAAtcattttgtaatatatatgcaACAAGGATATCTGCAGTGCCTAAAACGAATTCTTCATTTGTTGTGTCACTATCTACAACTTAACTGGTGAAATAGTGATATTGTATAATTGAGATTCCCAATTTCTTTTCGCTTTCCAGACACACTTGTCCCAGTAGCGGAGGAGTTGTCATCTTCCTCAGCTGGTAAGTTCaatcatcaaaaaaatattactaagaTCCGCAATATAGGACTAAATTTGATAAGGCTCAATGAACTAGTGCAGGGATGGCCTGACTTTTTTAATGAATAggtatatatacagggtgtctcaggAGTAAGTgtacacttttaatttttatttgcttttcaggtattCATCATAGatcgttcatttcttcagaaaatatAGTATGGATAgctagtaaaatttaggtattgtttgtattttcttCAAACCACAGAATGAAATGGAGATTAACCCAAAGAAAAAGGTGCAATTTATGCAATTCATCGTAAGTTTATGGAAATTGGATATGTAGTTGATGCATAAGGATGAGGAAGACCAAGGATGGGATGCTCCTAGGAAAACACTCAGTGCTTTATGGATGCTTCTTGCCTAACAGCAATTTGTACCTCATTTTTgggttaatctccttgtcattatgtgggttgatgaaaatgcaaacaatacctttCACTAGTagttatccatactatgtttcctGAAGAAATGAATGATCTATGATAAGCTggaaagcaaattaaaattgaaagtgTATACTTTTTTTTGAGACGCCCTGTATATGTATTTGTTAAGGAGAAGGACTGTGGGTCATATAATCAATATCTGCTTGAGTGAGAAACTTGCTTTTTTGTAATTTAAGGCTTTATTCATGGCAGAGGCGACTTTCGATACTCAATTTTGACGGTTGACTAATGATTTGAGGTCTAGTACCGAGaattgtatttcattttacttttgttgtttttcaggTCAAAAATCAACAGTTTTGCAAAAGACATCTGAAGTTGCAAGTACAGGTATTctagtgataattgccattcAGATGCAACATATATCCCACTTGGGCAAGACTCTCTGTTTGTTCAGAACATATGGATAGTTTATTCACATGATTATGATGTTCCCGTCCCTGCGATGtatgttttaaaaatactttcatGATATAGTAGCTCAGCAGTAGCAACTTGACAACTTACTCAGATAAACAGAACAGCAGTATTATTGAAAGTTTAAGCCGTATTCAATTCAAGAActgtttttattgcaaatattgaCAGAAGTAGCTTAAACGCAGGCAGGCAGGCATTCAATTTGAGAGCAATATTAGTTTAGTTATCATGTCATGATAGAAAATATCAGTAGCGGCATCATAACATTATTTCTAGATAGACAGTGTGGCAACACAATGGAAGACTTGAAAAGAAGGGTTTTAACAGAGAAATTGGAGGCAATGGTTGAGGAGAGGATAATGAGAAGGGAGGAGCATGTCATAAAAATGGAGTATTACCGAAAAAAAATAGCAATGTTGGAATGAAGcagtttttttcattgttttatttgttcttGTTGCAAAATGGTGAATTAAAACATTTCTTTGATAATAGattattgttaaaaaatatttggtggGTATGTCAGTGCTGATATTATATTTTCTAATAGTTTCTTGTAAAGTCTTTCTAAGTTTTAGGAGTTGTATCCCACAATGAAATGTGTGTCTTGTCGCTATTATCCAAAACGGAGTGTGACCTTGTTGGAACATATTAGCAATAATAAAATCAATGTTAACAGTTTACTAAGCAGGAATTGAAAATTGGTAAATAACTAGGAGAGTGGTCAAAAATATTGGTCAATAACGTTTGCGCGAGCTTGATGACCTGCTTGAGATGACTGTACTTGGTGACTTTGGTGTGTGTCATCACGTGTGTCTACAAAAGCATCTTGTTCCAGGGATTGGTTTGTTTTGACAGCAAAATTATGCAGACAAGCAACTGCCACAATTATGGTTAGCGTGTTGTCCAGCCTCGTCCTCATTTTGTATTGAAGTACTCTAAAACGTTGTTTTAAAATACCAAAGCACTGCTCAATTCTAGCTCTGGTGTGGATGTGGGCCTTGTTGTATCTATTTTGTTTGCCACTTGCAGGGTTCAAAAGAGGGGTTAACAAATACGGTTTGCAAGGGTAACCATTATCGCCTAATAAATAACCATTAATCCCGTTTTCCTCTAGTTTATCATGTATGATGCTATTTGCAAAGATCCTGGAGTCGTGTGTGGATCCAGGCCATCTTACGACGATGTTGGTAATGACTCTGTTGGAATCGCATATAGCCTGAACATTTATAGAGAAGTATCCttttcgatttcgaaatatCTCCGCGTCTTCGCCCCCTGGTGACTGAATTGCCACATGCGTGCAGTCAATAGCTCCAATAACCGACGGAAACCCAGCCACATCaaaaaaatcttgttttacTTTAGACAAATCTTGActgaaaaaatcaataaatgTAGGCTTCCGTTTAGCGAAGCAAGTCGCAACTCTGTGAATGGATCTGCGTGCGGTATGTCGACTCATTCCCATCAAATCACCATCTGTCATTTGAAAATGGCCACAGGCGAAAAACCGTAAAGTAGTTAGGAGTTGAAGCATAGGTGGGAGGGCATGCTTGCGAACAGTTATTTCGACATCGTTCTTTATTATATCGAATAAAATCAGTACACTATCCTTCGAAAATCTGTACCTTTGTATGAACTCCTTCTCATTAAACAGCCCAAACGGATCTTGCAAGTCACGCAAATACGTTCTCAAAATCATCCCCTGTCTCCCCAGGCCCAATTCCTCTTCATCTACTATTTCCACAATGTCTATAACatccattttaaattatttctaatCACAAAAATTACACGGCTTACAGATTTCACTTCTTCAATCACAGAAACAGCACAACACGCTCTGCAGCTAAATATGGAGTAACTGTTTACAAACGTATCACTATGGAAATACAGGGTCAAAGGGCAATACGCCACGACGTTTTGGTAAAATGCCTCGTGGCATGGAAATTAAACCAGGATTAGTTAAGTAAACAGTAAACTAGGTTTTTGATCTCAGATTAAGTTTTAAAGTTAAACTGAGTTCAACAAATCCGGTATCAGTCTTAATCCAGATTTAACTTAAATGAGGTTTTTGATCTCCACCCTCAGACGCGAACGCACTGTTTTGAACTTGTTCACCTCGGCGTTTGTGAGAAGTGTCTctaaatagaattaaaataccAGGGTCGCAAcgatttttttgtttacatcCGTGAAATTGGCTAAATGCAATATATCAAATGTGACATCACAACTAAAATTTTGTAAGCCGCTCAGagacgcagtggttctcaaccttttatggctcgtggcccccttccggagGCTTTTTACACTCGTGCCCCCCTGTTCATCATTCCAAAAATCAGACGTGTTGGATTGTACTATGTATTTGCGACCTTTTATAGAATGCAAAAACACAACACAGGCAAGAAAGTCAAAGCTTTTTATTAAACAATCAATGGGAATCTTTCCAGCGTGGTATCAGTGGATTCATCGAGTTGAAGGCTGGCTTGAAGCTTACTTTGCTTGATTTCGGAGCAAACTTGTTGGCATACAACGGCTGCCATGTCATCAATACGTCGACGGATTGTACTATTGGAAAGAGGAACTTGCTGcatatttcttttttctttggGACCTATCAGCAGTTCCACCATTTTCTCCGCACATGGCTTGATAAGATCCTCGGCAATAGTGTGCGGCTTTTTGCACTTTGCGACACGATATGCCACTTCATAGCTGCATTCAAGAGCAGGATTTTCCTCCGGCAGAAACCCGAAATTTGTCAATGTTGCTTCCTTGTCGAATCTGACTCGCTTGGCAGCCAATGCACCAATATCAACGTCTTTTACATGGGGATGATTTTTGTCACGGTGGTTTTGGAGTTTGGATGGACGTAATGATTCATTGCTCATTACATAcgagcaatacatgcattgagcaCATTCTCTGTCATCTCGATTTACTTTGGTAAAGCCAAAGCCAACGTAGCTGTCgttccattttcgtattttgggcattaGGAATTTACATATAGGCTTCTGCGTTTATAATACGATACCGACGGTTAACTCGCAGCCTATTGAAACTGCCCGTCCGCAGGTTATACGGCCTGCCAGCGAACTATTCCGATTAGtaaattccattatgatcaaacaatccGCGCACGAGAAAGTGAATACACCTTGTGACCGGAAATAACCTATTCTGGTAATGAAACTGAAGTGAGCGgggaatatttatttacatggaatgtatgcaaacgaagtcgcTTTATAACCAATTATtagccttgtgtcgtggccccctCAGGGGGGCACCGGCCccgattgagaaccactggtatagaggGTCAGAGGTTTCACTCAAAGT from Styela clava chromosome 14, kaStyClav1.hap1.2, whole genome shotgun sequence encodes:
- the LOC120340845 gene encoding uncharacterized protein LOC120340845; translation: MAGYYHAATDRVKRIFSATESYLYQLKGAGTAVLSVLKPRIRQKEYSLEPQWKEGNEVNHTVFNTENENLNSNENLYKQQNEGYQEKWSILSCILGSLCYPFFPCAQFILPSKCVSNVANSNKFCTSCGCNCCICTGVSSNVDSSGNCICNLVRSQWFFNTVLCMCPFLLVFYLFWTYYDDYLSKLLTSFEEMDQELACVIFVLLFIIASLPLVWGYVILNLAAGYRFGIIAGVFVVMASVTIGLSLTHRISQRFCANCIMKLIKRQSNADHLEGILKVLDGPAGLKVIALTRLTPIPFGLQNGIFSMSNIKTRHYVAASNIGLFPTQVLNCYIGSTFRSAEDVLSRGGSIGGYVVFLIQLSIGFALMTFVVRHARKELASALKDSTKKPETNCENLGNTSDGEILTDVRVTQPGHGSPSHNSS
- the LOC144431927 gene encoding protein FAM200C-like; the protein is MPKIRKWNDSYVGFGFTKVNRDDRECAQCMYCSYVMSNESLRPSKLQNHRDKNHPHVKDVDIGALAAKRVRFDKEATLTNFGFLPEENPALECSYEVAYRVAKCKKPHTIAEDLIKPCAEKMVELLIGPKEKRNMQQVPLSNSTIRRRIDDMAAVVCQQVCSEIKQSKLQASLQLDESTDTTLERFPLIV